From one Conexibacter woesei Iso977N genomic stretch:
- a CDS encoding EAL domain-containing protein — MLSEPGALEMHFQPIVMLATGRVIAHEALARFPGLPGMAIPDVFHAAHAAGFGPELETEAVVRALAAPGRPRWTMLTINLSISTLRSPVLWQRLPEDLEGVVVEITEDELWGFGADLDAAVARLHAAGARIALDDAGAGYSGLQQLMRVRPDIVKLDRSLVSGVASDPARAALVASFASFATQTGGAVCAEGIECAEDLRAVAELDVAYAQGYLLGRPSASFAAPDSGAAQPFAASLRNGLRALGAPPRDVATSLGGSVPERLATLIGAAAGADRVDLWRLDRRAGELVAVRVPDREPGARVALGDVPVRAHALATGDAGQVLRADAEADRIERRALAAAGYQGVLLVPVHDGGVVLGLVACYRRAARPFSREAVARVRARALPFVAVLSGSSGLAIAEPA, encoded by the coding sequence GTGCTTTCGGAGCCCGGCGCCCTGGAGATGCACTTCCAGCCGATCGTGATGCTCGCGACCGGGCGGGTGATCGCGCACGAGGCGCTGGCGCGCTTCCCGGGCCTGCCGGGGATGGCGATCCCGGACGTGTTCCACGCCGCGCACGCCGCGGGGTTCGGCCCCGAACTGGAGACCGAGGCGGTCGTGCGCGCGCTGGCCGCGCCCGGGCGCCCGCGCTGGACGATGCTGACGATCAACCTGTCGATCTCGACGCTGCGCTCGCCCGTCCTGTGGCAGCGCCTCCCGGAGGACCTGGAGGGCGTGGTCGTCGAGATCACCGAGGACGAGCTGTGGGGCTTCGGCGCCGACCTCGACGCGGCGGTCGCGCGGCTGCACGCGGCGGGCGCGCGGATCGCGCTCGACGACGCGGGCGCCGGGTACTCCGGGCTGCAGCAGCTGATGCGCGTCCGGCCCGACATCGTCAAGCTCGACCGCTCGCTGGTCAGCGGGGTCGCGAGCGACCCGGCGCGCGCCGCGCTGGTGGCGTCGTTCGCGTCGTTCGCGACGCAGACGGGTGGCGCGGTGTGCGCCGAGGGGATCGAGTGCGCGGAGGACCTGCGCGCGGTCGCCGAGCTGGACGTCGCCTACGCGCAGGGGTACCTGCTGGGGCGGCCGTCGGCGTCGTTCGCCGCGCCCGACTCGGGTGCGGCGCAGCCGTTCGCGGCGTCGCTGCGCAACGGGCTGCGGGCGCTGGGCGCGCCACCGCGCGACGTGGCGACGTCGCTGGGCGGATCGGTCCCGGAGCGCTTGGCGACGCTGATCGGCGCCGCGGCGGGCGCGGACCGCGTCGACCTCTGGAGGCTGGACCGGCGCGCCGGCGAGCTGGTCGCCGTGCGGGTCCCGGACCGCGAGCCGGGCGCGCGGGTCGCGCTCGGCGACGTCCCGGTCCGGGCCCACGCGCTGGCGACCGGCGATGCCGGGCAGGTGCTGCGCGCCGACGCCGAAGCCGACCGCATCGAGCGCCGCGCGCTGGCGGCCGCCGGCTACCAGGGCGTCCTGTTGGTCCCGGTCCACGACGGCGGCGTCGTCCTCGGGCTGGTCGCCTGCTACCGCAGGGCGGCGCGTCCGTTCTCGCGCGAGGCCGTGGCGCGCGTGCGCGCGCGGGCGCTGCCGTTCGTCGCGGTGCTGTCCGGGTCGTCCGGCCTGGCGATCGCCGAGCCGGCGTGA
- a CDS encoding HAD-IIA family hydrolase produces the protein MSKREIKSWLMDMDGVLVHEEEAIPGADRFIAALRDREIPFLVLTNNSIYTRRDLAARLRASGLDIPEESIWTSALATAGFLRDQRPGGSAFVIGEAGLTTALHQEGYTLTERDPDYVVLGETRTYSFERITQAIRLIENGARFIATNPDATGPSPDGSLPATGAVAALITRATQREPYYVGKPNPLMMRSALNAIDAHSETTAMIGDRMDTDVVSGLEAGLETVLVLTGVSTRESAELFPFRPSRILDSVADLADEITSA, from the coding sequence ATGTCCAAGCGTGAGATCAAGTCCTGGTTGATGGACATGGACGGCGTGCTCGTCCACGAGGAGGAGGCGATCCCGGGCGCCGACCGGTTCATCGCCGCGCTGCGGGATCGCGAGATCCCGTTCCTGGTGCTGACCAACAACTCCATCTACACGCGGCGCGACCTGGCGGCGCGGCTGCGGGCGTCCGGGCTGGACATCCCGGAGGAGTCGATCTGGACTTCCGCCCTGGCCACCGCGGGGTTCTTGCGCGACCAGCGTCCTGGCGGGAGCGCGTTCGTGATCGGCGAGGCGGGGCTGACGACCGCGCTGCACCAGGAGGGCTACACGCTCACCGAGCGCGACCCCGACTACGTGGTGCTGGGGGAGACGCGCACCTACTCCTTCGAGCGCATCACCCAAGCGATCCGCCTGATCGAGAACGGCGCGCGCTTCATCGCGACCAACCCCGACGCGACCGGGCCATCACCCGACGGCTCGCTTCCGGCGACCGGCGCCGTTGCCGCGCTGATCACCCGCGCGACCCAGCGCGAGCCCTACTACGTCGGCAAGCCCAACCCGCTGATGATGCGCTCCGCGCTCAACGCCATCGACGCGCACTCCGAGACCACCGCGATGATCGGCGACCGCATGGACACCGACGTGGTGTCAGGCCTCGAAGCCGGCCTCGAAACCGTGCTCGTCCTCACCGGCGTCTCCACCCGCGAATCCGCCGAGCTCTTCCCCTTCCGCCCCTCCCGCATCCTCGACTCCGTCGCCGACCTCGCCGACGAGATCACGTCCGCCTGA
- a CDS encoding alpha/beta fold hydrolase, whose translation MPLVYRESLPVEEPRGTVLCVHGWPETSYMWRHQLEAVADAGWQAVAPDLPGYGDSPLGGLRGTWTDHVGALDEFHREQELGEVVLVMHDWGGLIGLRWACEHPDLVRAMVISNTGFFADGRWHGLADVMRTPDQGEALIDGVDREGFAAMLRSVSPGMDDRALDEYFKAYGSEERRRGMLSLYRSGEFSEIEDYDLAGVQAPSLILWGADDPFAPVAGAHRFDAELDDTSLVVVDGAGHFVYDDEPERCSREIVSFLERV comes from the coding sequence ATGCCACTCGTCTACCGAGAGTCGCTGCCGGTCGAGGAGCCCAGGGGCACGGTGCTGTGCGTGCACGGGTGGCCCGAGACGTCGTACATGTGGCGCCACCAGCTGGAGGCGGTCGCCGACGCCGGCTGGCAGGCGGTCGCGCCGGACCTGCCGGGGTATGGCGACTCGCCGCTGGGCGGGCTGCGCGGGACGTGGACCGATCACGTCGGTGCGCTGGACGAGTTCCACCGCGAGCAGGAGCTCGGCGAGGTCGTCCTGGTCATGCACGACTGGGGTGGGCTGATCGGCCTGCGCTGGGCGTGCGAGCACCCGGATCTCGTGCGCGCGATGGTGATCAGCAACACGGGGTTCTTCGCCGACGGCAGGTGGCACGGGCTTGCCGACGTGATGCGCACGCCCGATCAGGGGGAAGCGCTGATCGACGGGGTTGACCGCGAGGGGTTCGCCGCCATGCTTCGGTCGGTGAGCCCTGGAATGGATGACCGCGCGCTGGACGAGTACTTCAAGGCCTATGGGTCGGAGGAGCGGCGGCGCGGCATGTTGTCGCTGTACCGGTCCGGCGAGTTCTCGGAGATCGAGGACTATGACTTGGCCGGCGTGCAGGCGCCGTCGCTGATCCTGTGGGGTGCGGACGACCCGTTCGCGCCGGTCGCGGGCGCGCATCGCTTCGACGCCGAGCTGGACGACACGTCGCTGGTGGTCGTCGATGGTGCCGGGCACTTCGTCTACGACGACGAGCCGGAGCGCTGCTCGCGCGAGATCGTGTCCTTCCTCGAGCGGGTCTGA
- a CDS encoding glycosyltransferase 87 family protein, whose translation MGRVSLLSARRSAALVALVVFLATSALGFLKARHDPPLAVPAARALQIGAHDPTLAPVVRTTTSAKVLYLDDRSVGVNWFRDGRAIATTTVRTNGHTYHPYVYTERRAAFGAPIANSYIVLAALTVLFLLATLRGPLLRTRTLDALALAAFVIPVILVDQARLTLTEAVGAALLAYIMVRSVVFALRAPRPEDDEDQQQPVLLQRLAVPRLAKQLGLALLAISVLVTLTSTAVVDVGTADMEGATALAHGLLPYGHMPGDIVHGDTYGLPIYLIHLPFALLWPVTSDWDDQTGALVVATLALLACAAGIARATGDGRGAASRWPALIALLAFPAALLSTSSGTNDGLIAAALIWALAWWARPALSTAVLAGAGVAKLAPLVLLPLWLARLRGRALVHALAAAVAVGAASLAALVLIGGTSGPSDMLHAMSFQVSRRSMMSLWATLDLQGVQPLAQATTLALALGGAVLVYKDRALAADPRRVAALITAVLAGLQLQANHWAPLYLLWLAPPAMVALLGPLGARATVPAAEPVPAARPVPAAA comes from the coding sequence GTGGGCCGCGTCTCCCTCCTGTCCGCGCGCCGTTCCGCGGCGCTCGTCGCCCTCGTCGTCTTCCTCGCCACGAGCGCGCTCGGGTTCCTCAAGGCACGCCACGACCCGCCGCTCGCGGTTCCGGCGGCACGCGCCCTGCAGATCGGCGCACACGACCCCACGCTCGCGCCGGTCGTCCGCACCACCACGTCCGCGAAGGTCCTCTACCTCGACGACCGCTCCGTCGGCGTCAACTGGTTCCGCGACGGCCGCGCGATCGCGACCACGACCGTCCGGACCAACGGCCACACCTACCACCCCTACGTCTACACCGAGCGCCGCGCGGCCTTCGGCGCGCCGATCGCCAACTCCTACATCGTGCTCGCCGCGCTGACGGTCCTGTTCCTGCTTGCGACGCTGCGCGGCCCGCTGCTGCGGACCCGGACCCTCGACGCGCTCGCGCTCGCCGCGTTCGTGATCCCGGTGATCCTCGTCGACCAGGCCCGCCTGACCCTGACCGAGGCCGTCGGCGCGGCGCTGTTGGCCTACATCATGGTCCGGAGCGTCGTCTTCGCCCTGCGCGCGCCCCGGCCGGAGGACGACGAGGACCAGCAGCAGCCCGTCCTGCTCCAGCGCCTCGCCGTGCCCCGCCTCGCCAAGCAGCTCGGCCTCGCGCTGCTCGCCATCTCGGTGCTCGTCACGCTGACCTCGACGGCGGTCGTCGACGTCGGGACCGCCGACATGGAGGGCGCGACCGCGCTCGCCCACGGCCTCCTGCCCTACGGCCACATGCCCGGCGACATCGTCCACGGCGACACCTACGGCCTGCCGATCTACCTGATCCACCTGCCGTTCGCGCTGCTTTGGCCCGTGACCTCGGACTGGGACGACCAGACCGGCGCGCTCGTCGTCGCGACGCTCGCGCTGCTGGCCTGCGCCGCCGGGATCGCCCGTGCCACCGGCGACGGCCGCGGCGCCGCGAGCCGCTGGCCCGCGCTGATCGCGCTGCTCGCCTTCCCCGCCGCACTGCTCTCGACCTCCTCCGGGACCAACGACGGCCTGATCGCCGCCGCGCTGATCTGGGCGCTGGCCTGGTGGGCGCGCCCCGCGCTCTCGACCGCCGTCCTCGCCGGCGCGGGCGTCGCCAAGCTCGCGCCGCTCGTCCTGCTCCCGCTCTGGCTCGCGCGCCTGCGCGGCCGCGCGCTGGTGCATGCGCTCGCCGCGGCCGTCGCCGTCGGCGCCGCCAGCCTCGCCGCGCTCGTCCTGATCGGCGGCACGAGCGGACCGAGCGACATGCTCCACGCGATGTCGTTCCAGGTCTCGCGGCGCTCGATGATGTCGCTCTGGGCGACGCTCGACCTCCAGGGCGTCCAGCCGCTCGCCCAGGCGACGACGCTCGCGCTCGCGCTCGGCGGCGCCGTCCTGGTCTACAAGGACCGCGCCCTCGCCGCCGATCCCCGCCGCGTCGCCGCGCTGATCACCGCGGTGCTCGCGGGCCTGCAGCTGCAGGCCAACCACTGGGCCCCGCTGTACCTCCTGTGGCTCGCGCCGCCCGCGATGGTCGCGCTGCTCGGCCCGCTCGGCGCCCGCGCGACCGTGCCCGCCGCGGAGCCCGTTCCGGCCGCCCGGCCGGTCCCCGCCGCAGCCTGA
- a CDS encoding GNAT family N-acetyltransferase — MIVEQVPAAVVRPLRQRVLRPHQTIAEQVYDGDDTPGAAHFAAFMDEDSARDQPIGIASITPEPHPHSPTPGDWRIRGMATDPDHGRGRGAGAQLLTACIHHARTEGAIRIWCNARTPALGFYERAGFTTEGPEFLMPSIGPHFLMSLVL; from the coding sequence GTGATCGTCGAGCAGGTCCCCGCGGCCGTCGTTCGACCCCTGCGCCAACGGGTCCTGCGCCCCCACCAGACGATCGCCGAGCAGGTCTACGACGGCGATGACACGCCCGGGGCAGCCCACTTCGCCGCCTTCATGGACGAGGACAGCGCGCGCGACCAACCCATAGGCATTGCCTCGATCACGCCCGAGCCCCACCCCCATTCCCCAACGCCCGGCGACTGGCGCATCCGCGGCATGGCCACCGACCCGGACCACGGCCGCGGCCGCGGCGCCGGCGCCCAGCTCCTCACCGCGTGCATCCACCACGCACGCACCGAGGGCGCCATCCGCATCTGGTGCAACGCCCGCACCCCCGCCCTCGGCTTCTACGAACGCGCCGGCTTCACCACCGAAGGCCCCGAGTTCCTCATGCCCTCGATCGGCCCCCACTTCCTGATGTCCTTGGTCCTCTAG
- a CDS encoding HAD family hydrolase, producing the protein MSIEAVVLDMDGVIVDTEEVWDRERRAYVAAHGGAWKDGATEAMQGMSSAEWSRYLRDELGVDGDVETISKEVAAGVVAEVHRTLPLLPGAVAAVRALADHYALALASSANREVIDAVLDAADIARHFAATVSSEEVARGKPAPDVYLEAARRIGADPNDCAAVEDSSNGLRAAGAAGMVVIATPNHAFPPAPDALALAAVVVDGIREVTPALLASIGGA; encoded by the coding sequence ATGAGCATCGAGGCGGTGGTCTTGGACATGGACGGTGTCATCGTCGACACCGAGGAGGTCTGGGATCGGGAGCGGAGGGCGTACGTTGCCGCGCATGGTGGGGCCTGGAAGGACGGCGCCACGGAGGCGATGCAGGGGATGTCGAGTGCCGAGTGGTCGCGGTATCTGCGCGACGAGCTGGGTGTGGACGGCGACGTGGAGACGATCTCGAAGGAGGTCGCCGCCGGGGTCGTCGCCGAGGTGCACCGGACGCTGCCCCTCCTGCCGGGCGCCGTCGCAGCGGTGCGGGCACTCGCCGACCACTACGCGCTGGCGCTCGCTTCGAGCGCCAACCGCGAGGTCATCGACGCCGTCCTCGACGCCGCGGACATCGCGCGGCACTTCGCGGCGACCGTGTCATCCGAGGAGGTCGCGCGCGGCAAGCCCGCGCCCGACGTGTACCTCGAGGCGGCGCGCCGGATCGGCGCAGACCCAAACGACTGCGCCGCCGTCGAGGACTCCTCGAACGGCCTGCGCGCGGCCGGTGCGGCGGGCATGGTCGTCATCGCCACGCCCAACCACGCCTTCCCGCCGGCCCCCGACGCGCTGGCGCTCGCCGCGGTCGTGGTCGACGGGATCAGGGAGGTGACGCCAGCGCTGCTGGCGTCCATCGGAGGCGCGTGA
- a CDS encoding ROK family protein produces MPQAALRGGIDLGGTKIQAIIADKDNNVLGQARRPTPTTGGPPDVIAALIEALEEAAEAASVAPDALTGIGVGAPGGIDEATGSLANAANLPDWRDPVPVAQLLGDRFGATVKLGNDVTVATQAEFTLGAAREFDSLLGVFWGTGVGGGIILDGRVWNGRGTSGEIGHIPVRHHGIRCPCGRHGCMEAYAGRRAMEQRAREAVDDGQHTDLFKIMEEKGRDRLTSGIWARAIDRGDELAESLIADAVEALGTAVASACNVLDPEAIVIGGGLGVRFGDPYARRIQDAMMPHLFHDDDPPVIRVAELGDLGGALGAALLVA; encoded by the coding sequence ATGCCACAGGCAGCACTCCGCGGGGGCATCGACCTCGGCGGCACCAAGATCCAGGCGATCATCGCCGACAAGGACAACAACGTGCTCGGCCAGGCCCGGCGGCCGACCCCGACGACCGGCGGCCCGCCGGACGTCATCGCCGCGCTGATCGAGGCGCTCGAGGAGGCCGCCGAGGCGGCGTCGGTCGCACCCGACGCGCTCACCGGGATCGGCGTCGGCGCGCCCGGCGGGATCGACGAGGCCACCGGCTCGCTGGCCAACGCCGCCAACCTCCCGGACTGGAGGGACCCGGTCCCGGTCGCCCAGCTGCTCGGCGACCGCTTCGGCGCGACCGTCAAGCTCGGCAACGACGTCACGGTCGCCACGCAGGCGGAGTTCACGCTCGGCGCGGCGCGCGAGTTCGACTCGCTGCTCGGCGTCTTCTGGGGCACCGGCGTCGGCGGCGGGATCATCCTCGACGGCAGGGTCTGGAACGGCCGCGGGACGTCCGGCGAGATCGGCCACATCCCCGTGCGCCACCACGGCATCAGGTGCCCGTGCGGGCGCCACGGGTGCATGGAGGCATACGCGGGCCGGCGCGCGATGGAGCAGCGCGCGCGGGAGGCGGTCGACGACGGCCAGCACACCGACCTGTTCAAGATCATGGAGGAGAAGGGCCGCGACCGCCTGACCTCCGGAATCTGGGCGCGCGCGATCGACCGCGGCGACGAGCTCGCCGAGTCGCTGATCGCCGACGCCGTCGAGGCGCTCGGCACCGCCGTGGCGTCCGCGTGCAACGTGCTCGACCCCGAGGCGATCGTGATCGGCGGCGGCCTCGGCGTCCGCTTCGGCGACCCCTACGCGCGCCGGATCCAGGACGCGATGATGCCCCACCTCTTCCACGACGACGACCCGCCGGTCATCCGGGTCGCGGAGCTGGGAGATCTCGGCGGCGCCCTCGGGGCTGCTTTGCTTGTCGCATGA
- a CDS encoding S8 family peptidase — MSRTTGLGPAALVAVALAAALAAPGATASTYDTPDASQSWTRGTVIAPGLQPPAAFAPIGIVDDPVDGAAVSDVAQAGILAGSPGRAPTGDPITAHGTEVASVAAARADNAGVIGIAPGAPLLSWGYDERSGEDPTCDEVTDGIVRLADAGAKVINLSVETPDDCTDLRLAIGAAYGEGALIVASAGNDGRLPDPPAATYPAQYPHVLTVGALSLGLTAADFSTPGSGVDLVAPGEAVPVALPPALDKDGTADGLTTETGTSFAAPIVSGLASWLIAARPRLEPGQVADLLRATARDEGDPGWDAKTGFGLPVLASALTARLPQADNYEPNDLITEVDGIGYNGADPYRSGTLKATIQPVEDPADVYRIRVKAHGRATARLTGGAGTKLYAYASKAKSFDARPLATGARSVTVRNATKKAATYYLAVREPATTTPVATSIPYTLKIKR, encoded by the coding sequence ATGTCACGGACGACCGGACTGGGTCCCGCAGCCCTCGTCGCCGTCGCGCTCGCCGCTGCCCTCGCGGCGCCAGGCGCGACCGCCTCCACCTACGACACCCCGGACGCGAGCCAGAGCTGGACGCGCGGCACCGTGATCGCGCCCGGCCTGCAGCCGCCCGCAGCGTTCGCGCCGATCGGGATCGTCGACGACCCGGTCGACGGCGCCGCCGTCAGCGACGTCGCGCAGGCCGGGATCCTGGCGGGCAGCCCCGGCCGGGCGCCGACCGGCGACCCGATCACCGCGCACGGGACCGAGGTCGCCTCGGTCGCCGCCGCGCGGGCCGACAACGCCGGGGTGATCGGGATCGCGCCCGGCGCGCCGCTGCTGTCCTGGGGCTACGACGAGCGGTCGGGCGAGGACCCGACCTGCGACGAGGTCACCGACGGGATCGTCAGGCTCGCCGACGCCGGCGCCAAGGTCATCAACTTGAGCGTGGAGACGCCGGACGACTGCACCGACCTGCGGCTCGCGATCGGCGCGGCCTACGGCGAGGGCGCGCTGATCGTCGCCTCGGCGGGCAACGACGGCAGACTGCCCGATCCGCCGGCGGCGACCTACCCGGCGCAGTACCCGCACGTCCTCACCGTCGGCGCGCTCAGCCTCGGCCTGACGGCGGCGGACTTCTCCACGCCGGGCAGCGGGGTCGACCTCGTCGCGCCCGGCGAGGCGGTTCCGGTCGCGCTCCCGCCGGCGCTCGACAAGGACGGCACCGCCGACGGCCTGACGACCGAGACCGGCACGAGCTTCGCGGCGCCGATCGTCTCCGGCCTCGCGTCGTGGCTGATCGCCGCGCGGCCGAGGCTCGAGCCCGGCCAGGTCGCCGACCTGCTGCGCGCGACGGCCAGGGACGAGGGCGATCCGGGCTGGGACGCCAAGACCGGCTTCGGCCTCCCGGTCCTCGCGAGCGCGCTGACCGCGAGGTTGCCGCAGGCCGACAACTACGAGCCCAACGACCTCATCACCGAGGTCGACGGGATCGGCTACAACGGCGCCGACCCGTACCGCTCGGGCACGCTGAAGGCGACGATCCAGCCCGTCGAGGACCCGGCCGACGTCTACCGGATCCGCGTCAAGGCGCACGGCCGCGCAACCGCGAGGCTCACCGGCGGCGCGGGGACCAAGCTGTACGCCTACGCGAGCAAGGCCAAGTCCTTCGACGCCCGCCCGCTGGCGACCGGCGCGAGGTCGGTCACCGTCCGCAACGCCACCAAGAAGGCCGCGACGTACTACCTCGCGGTGCGCGAGCCCGCCACGACCACCCCGGTCGCGACGAGCATCCCCTACACCTTGAAGATCAAGCGCTAG
- the infA gene encoding translation initiation factor IF-1, with product MAVEDKVALEGEVVESLPNLLFRIQLDMDDHEVLAHLAGKMRRNRIRVLPGDRVRVEVSPYDLTRGRIVYRMK from the coding sequence ATGGCCGTAGAGGACAAGGTCGCTCTTGAAGGTGAAGTCGTCGAGTCGCTTCCCAACCTGCTCTTCCGCATCCAGCTCGACATGGACGATCACGAGGTTCTCGCGCACCTCGCCGGCAAGATGCGCCGTAACCGCATCCGCGTGCTGCCGGGTGACCGCGTGCGCGTCGAGGTCTCTCCGTACGACCTCACCCGCGGGCGCATCGTCTACCGGATGAAGTAG
- the rpiA gene encoding ribose 5-phosphate isomerase A, translated as MSTSSSEALEAQKRAAAEAAAEEVQDGMLVGLGTGSTVAYLLPALAARKLKDIRCVATSDATERIGIELGLAVEPFDALDHLDLAIDGADQIAPDGWVVKGGGGAHTREKVVAAAADRFVVIADETKVVESISAPIPLELLSFGLPATLAALVPTVVRDGAPPSPDGGVIADYGGDLSDVAAVATLLSTTPGVVDHGLFPPELTSAVIVAHGDGRIERRIY; from the coding sequence ATGAGCACCAGCAGCAGCGAGGCGCTTGAGGCGCAGAAGCGCGCGGCCGCCGAGGCGGCCGCGGAGGAGGTCCAGGACGGCATGCTGGTCGGGCTCGGGACGGGCTCGACGGTCGCCTACCTGCTCCCCGCGCTGGCCGCGCGCAAGTTGAAGGACATCCGCTGCGTGGCGACGTCGGACGCGACCGAGCGGATCGGGATCGAGCTGGGCCTGGCGGTCGAGCCGTTCGACGCGCTGGACCACCTGGACCTCGCGATCGACGGCGCCGACCAGATCGCGCCCGACGGCTGGGTCGTCAAGGGCGGCGGCGGCGCGCACACGCGCGAGAAGGTCGTCGCGGCGGCCGCGGACCGCTTCGTCGTGATCGCCGACGAGACCAAGGTGGTGGAGTCGATCAGCGCGCCGATCCCACTGGAGCTGCTGTCGTTCGGCCTGCCCGCGACGCTCGCGGCGCTGGTCCCGACGGTCGTGCGCGACGGCGCGCCGCCGTCCCCGGACGGCGGGGTGATCGCCGACTACGGCGGCGACCTCAGCGACGTCGCGGCGGTCGCGACGCTGCTGTCCACGACGCCCGGCGTCGTCGACCACGGCCTGTTCCCGCCGGAGCTGACGAGCGCCGTGATCGTCGCCCACGGCGACGGCCGCATCGAGCGGCGGATCTACTAG
- a CDS encoding acyl-CoA dehydrogenase family protein, producing the protein MNFDFSEDQHEIKRTARDLLGQRSTLAKVREAAEGKSYDDALWKELVELGWPGIAVSEEHGGQGLGAVELAILCEELGYALAASPFLATVMAAEAIGAAGTAEQQARWLPGLASGEITGALGGASQLVNDADAAAVIVLVGDDGVVRLLPREQADVTVVDSIDPTRRAARVAGEGETLGNGGHDGLDRATVAVSAELVGVGQRALEMTLAYVKDRRQFDTPVGAYQAVSHKCAQMLKDTEGARSATYYAAWAADAGDDGPGLAEPASLAKSAASDGIRDVTANAIQAHGGIGFTWEADVHWFYKRAQVDAALLGGSGLHRRRLIALVGARLAGTAA; encoded by the coding sequence ATGAACTTCGACTTCTCCGAAGACCAGCACGAGATCAAGCGCACCGCGCGCGACCTGCTCGGGCAGCGCTCGACGCTCGCCAAGGTGCGCGAGGCGGCCGAGGGCAAGTCCTATGACGACGCGCTCTGGAAGGAGCTCGTCGAGCTGGGCTGGCCGGGCATCGCGGTCTCCGAGGAGCACGGCGGCCAGGGTCTCGGCGCGGTCGAGCTGGCGATCCTCTGCGAGGAGCTGGGCTACGCGCTGGCCGCGTCGCCGTTCCTGGCGACCGTGATGGCGGCCGAGGCGATCGGCGCGGCCGGCACGGCCGAGCAGCAGGCGCGCTGGCTCCCGGGCCTGGCGAGCGGTGAGATCACCGGCGCGCTCGGCGGCGCGAGCCAGCTCGTCAACGACGCCGACGCGGCGGCGGTGATCGTCCTGGTCGGCGACGACGGCGTCGTGCGGCTGCTGCCGCGCGAGCAGGCCGACGTCACGGTCGTGGACTCGATCGACCCGACGCGCCGTGCGGCGCGGGTGGCGGGCGAGGGGGAGACGCTCGGCAACGGCGGCCACGACGGGCTGGACCGCGCGACGGTCGCGGTGTCGGCCGAGCTGGTGGGCGTCGGGCAGCGCGCGCTGGAGATGACGCTGGCCTACGTCAAGGACCGCAGGCAGTTCGACACGCCGGTCGGCGCCTATCAGGCGGTCTCGCACAAGTGCGCGCAGATGCTCAAGGACACCGAGGGCGCGCGCTCGGCGACGTACTACGCGGCGTGGGCGGCGGACGCGGGCGACGACGGTCCGGGCCTGGCCGAGCCGGCCTCGCTGGCCAAGTCGGCGGCGAGCGACGGGATCCGCGACGTGACCGCCAACGCGATCCAGGCCCACGGCGGGATCGGGTTCACGTGGGAGGCCGACGTGCACTGGTTCTACAAGCGCGCGCAGGTCGACGCGGCGCTGCTCGGTGGGTCCGGGCTGCATCGCAGGCGGCTGATCGCGCTGGTGGGCGCGCGCCTCGCGGGGACGGCCGCGTAG
- a CDS encoding sulfite exporter TauE/SafE family protein — protein MDAADAVLLAAAGVTTGAINAVAGGGSLVSFPALIATGLSPLSANVSNLIATLPGYLSSAAASREELAGQRARVRLLAAASAVGAAIGTTLLLVGPADTFKKLAPWLILMACALLAAQPFVARYVARSPAHHTAPRRLVVSVGIASVYGGYFGAGLGIILLAALGLTLEEPLQRLNALKQVLSLTVAVVSAVAVALFGPVSWLSALVVGAGTLVGGRLGVGVARKLPDQVLRGAVIALGVTVAVVLLLRG, from the coding sequence ATGGATGCCGCCGATGCCGTTCTGCTCGCCGCCGCCGGGGTCACGACCGGCGCGATCAACGCGGTGGCCGGTGGTGGGTCGCTGGTCTCGTTCCCGGCGCTGATCGCGACCGGGCTGTCGCCGCTGAGCGCGAACGTGTCGAACCTGATCGCGACGCTGCCGGGGTACCTGTCGTCCGCGGCCGCGTCGCGCGAGGAGCTCGCGGGGCAGCGGGCGCGGGTCCGGCTGCTCGCGGCCGCGAGCGCGGTCGGCGCGGCGATCGGGACGACGCTGCTGCTGGTCGGGCCTGCCGACACCTTCAAGAAGCTGGCGCCGTGGCTGATCCTGATGGCGTGCGCGCTGCTGGCGGCGCAGCCGTTCGTGGCGCGCTACGTCGCGCGGTCGCCCGCGCACCACACGGCGCCGCGGCGGCTGGTCGTGAGCGTCGGGATCGCGAGCGTCTACGGCGGCTACTTCGGCGCGGGGCTCGGGATCATCCTGCTCGCCGCGCTGGGGCTGACGCTGGAGGAGCCGCTGCAGCGGCTCAACGCGCTCAAGCAGGTGCTGTCGCTGACGGTCGCCGTGGTGAGCGCGGTCGCGGTCGCGCTGTTCGGGCCGGTGTCGTGGCTCTCGGCGCTGGTCGTCGGCGCGGGGACGCTGGTCGGCGGCCGGCTGGGCGTGGGCGTCGCCCGCAAGCTGCCGGATCAGGTGCTGCGCGGCGCGGTGATCGCGCTCGGCGTCACCGTTGCGGTTGTGCTGCTGCTGCGGGGCTAG